Proteins from a genomic interval of Apteryx mantelli isolate bAptMan1 chromosome 5, bAptMan1.hap1, whole genome shotgun sequence:
- the UTP3 gene encoding something about silencing protein 10 yields the protein MRTRRGTVLRPPPPRAADGDDDDAGSDEAEVPAGEARPESFADEVEDFHEAQFQAVMAALESGDEAGGSEEEEEEVLGLELPEEDSEEEEKEEEGGKEEEEVLGLQLSEDHSAEEDGGGGEEEEDDEDEGGELSMDSDLEERGQDTELPHELSWGQRKQLYYDTDYGSDARAKAKRNRQEVDAEEEEEEEEAQVIQRRLVQDLGEDDYGLDVIQDYLAEQRKAHQADKGQKIAKDFQALSKKEQLKLLKQESPELLQLIEDFEVKLMELKDELHPLLQMIKNGTIPQGKGSRYLQTKYHLYLNYCANISFYLVLKSKRMPVHSHPVIERLVAYRNIINDLAVVDQKLSSEVRLLLKKYYDKKEDRPREQKKFAVLLPQAANKNKPKLAPAFSNGRLNAEGLADESDLDEEAALQYYKMMEEKLKLKRKRTEDLDTLEEELVQEEEDPNKKRGVTYQMIKNKGLTPRRKKIDRNPRVKHREKFRRAKIRRKGQVREVRRELHRYAGELSGIRAGVKKSRKLQ from the coding sequence ATGAGGACGCGCCGCGGCACCGtgctgcggccgccgccgccgcgggcggccgACGGCGACGATGATGATGCGGGCTCGGACGAGGCGGAGGTgccggcgggggaggcgcggcccGAGAGCTTCGCGGACGAGGTGGAGGACTTCCACGAGGCGCAGTTCCAGGCCGTGATGGCGGCCCTGGAGAGCGGGGACGAGGCGGgcggcagcgaggaggaggaggaggaagtgctgGGCCTGGAGCTGCCCGAGgaggacagcgaggaggaggagaaggaggaggaaggcggcaaagaagaggaggaagtgctggggctgcagctttccgaGGACCAcagtgcagaggaggatggaggaggtggtgaggaggaggaggatgatgaGGATGAAGGTGGGGAGCTGTCTATGGACAGTGATCTGGAGGAACGCGGCCAGGACACTGAGCTGCCCCACGAGCTCTCCTGGGGCCAGCGCAAGCAGCTTTACTACGACACGGACTATGGCAGCGATGCGCGGGCCAAGGCCAAGCGCAACCGGCAAGAAGTCGATGccgaagaggaggaagaggaggaggaggcccaAGTCATCCAGAGGCGGTTGGTGCAGGACTTGGGGGAGGATGACTATGGGCTGGACGTGATCCAGGACTACCTGGCAGAGCAACGGAAAGCCCACCAGGCTGACAAGGGGCAGAAGATTGCCAAGGATTTTCAGGCCCTGTCCAAGAAAGAGCAGCTGAAGCTGCTGAAGCAGGAGTCCCCGGAGCTCCTGCAGCTGATCGAGGACTTTGAGGTCAAGTTAATGGAGCTCAAGGATGAACTGCATCCGCTGCTGCAAATGATCAAAAATGGCACTATCCCACAAGGAAAAGGCAGTCGCTATCTGCAGACCAAGTATCATCTCTACTTGAATTATTGTGCCAATATCAGTTTCTATTTGGTTCTCAAGTCAAAGAGGATGCCAGTTCATAGTCACCCTGTTATTGAAAGACTGGTTGCTTATAGAAATATAATCAATGATCTAGCTGTTGTAGATCAAAAATTATCATCAGAAGTTCGTctgcttttgaaaaaatattacGACAAGAAGGAAGACAGACCACGAGAACAGAAGAAGTTTGCGGTGCTTCTTCCACAGGCTgctaataaaaacaaaccaaaacttgCCCCTGCATTTAGTAACGGCCGGCTTAATGCTGAGGGGCTGGCAGATGAGTCAGACTTGGATGAAGAAGCTGCCCTACAATATTATAAGATGATGGAGGAAAAGTTGAAACTCAAGAGGAAGAGAACTGAAGACCTGGACACGCTAGAAGAAGAGCTGGTGCAGGAAGAGGAGGATCCAAATAAAAAGAGAGGGGTGACCTATCAGATGATCAAGAACAAAGGCCTCACCCCCAGAAGGAAGAAGATTGATCGCAACCCCCGGGTCAAGCATCGGGAGAAGTTCCGGCGAGCCAAGATCCGCCGGAAGGGCCAGGTCCGCGAAGTGCGGAGGGAGCTGCACAGATACGCTGGCGAACTGTCTGGTATTCGTGCGGGAgttaagaaaagcagaaagcttcagtga
- the JCHAIN gene encoding immunoglobulin J chain — protein sequence MKSCLLLWVALAVSLGFILVAGYPRAYDEDEEYVLVNNKCKCATVTSKFVPSKENPREEILERNIQLLVPLKSRENISDPTSPLRTTFVYRMSELCKKCDPVEIELGGETYNAQQSTSCDGTETCYTYNRDKCYTTTFPFVYRGETKILKAALTPASCYAN from the exons ATGAAGAGCTGTTTGTTGCTGTGGGTGGCCTTGGCCGTCTCCTTGGGGTTCATTCTTGTGGCAG GTTATCCACGGGCATATGATGAGGATGAAGAGTATGTGCTGGTCAACAACAAGTGTAAATGCGCAACAGTGACCTCGAAGTTTGTGCCCTCTAAAGAAAACCCCAGAGAAGAAATCCTGGAGAGAAACATACAGCTCCT AGTCCCCCTGAAGAGCCGAGAGAACATCTCTGACCCCACATCCCCACTCAGAACCACTTTTGTCTACCGCATGTCTGAACT ATGCAAAAAATGCGATCCCGTAGAAATTGAGCTGGGTGGTGAGACATACAatgcccagcagagcacctcctGCGATGGTACAGAAACTTGCTACACCTACAACAGGGACAAGTGCTATACCACAACCTTCCCATTCGTCTACCGCGGGGAAACAAAAATCCTTAAAGCAGCTCTGACACCAGCGTCCTGCTATGCCAATTAG